The Sesamum indicum cultivar Zhongzhi No. 13 linkage group LG2, S_indicum_v1.0, whole genome shotgun sequence genome contains a region encoding:
- the LOC105179035 gene encoding tryptophan aminotransferase-related protein 4-like: MAKTDQNRYRLVCFIVSVALNVFLIANLCISRKPLSWSTRAAAEAEAVASISCSGHGRAFLDGLIENGKPVCECNACYGGPDCSQLLPNCVADADSGDPLFLEPFWLKNSGRSTVVIPGWHRMSYDYSDNSYISQELEKNIRKLHAITKNAVTDGRYIVFGAGSTQLLNAAVYALSMNMSSPAKVVAEKPFYPVYKEQTEFFKAKLFEFHGDASLLRNGTSNTIENVIEFVASPNNPDGNLKKAVLEGPSVKTIHDYAYYWPHYTAIPAPADEDLMIFTMSKLTGHAGSRFGWAIVKDKDVYENMLKYKSLADSGTSKDTQLRALKLIKVVLEDGGQGIFNFAYKTMRGRWTKLNHVLSLSKRFKLQEIPPSFCKYSQTVRGASPAFAWLKCAKEEDSNCHKVLHHEANILGREGGSFNAEDRYVRLSLVKSADDFNLLLDRLKELVSMEEQNQLVISF, from the exons ATGGCTAAGACTGATCAAAACCGTTATCGTTTAGTGTGCTTTATTGTTTCCGTTGCTCTCAACGTCTTTCTTATAGCTAATTTGTGCATCAGTAGGAAGCCCTTAAGTTGGAGCACAAGGGCGGCAGCAGAAGCAGAAGCTGTGGCGTCCATTTCTTGTTCCGGCCATGGTCGAGCATTTCTGGATGGATTGATTGAAAACGGCAAACCTGTCTGCGAGTGCAATGCATGCTATGGCGGCCCTGATTGCTCTCAACTTTTACCAAACTGTGTTGCAGATGCAGACAG CGGGGATCCATTATTCTTGGAGCCCTTCTGGTTGAAAAATTCAGGCAGAAGCACTGTCGTGATTCCGGGATGGCACAGAATGAGCTATGACTACTCGGATAATTCTTACATTTCACAAGAACTGGAAAAGAACATTCGAAAGCTACATGCCATCACCAAGAATGCAGTCACAGATGGAAGATACATTGTTTTTGGAGCTGGCTCAACCCAACTCCTCAACGCTGCAGTTTACGCCCTTTCCATGAATATGTCCTCACCTGCCAAAGTCGTTGCAGAAAAGCCTTTCTATCCG GTTTATAAAGAACAAACAGAATTCTTCAAAGCAAAGCTGTTTGAGTTTCATGGAGATGCATCCTTATTGAGAAACGGTACTTCAAATACTattgaaaatgtgattgagtTTGTAGCTTCGCCAAATAATCCAGACGGCAACTTAAAGAAAGCTGTCTTAGAAGGCCCTTCTGTGAAAACTATTCATGACTATGCTTATTATTGGCCGCATTACACCGCAATTCCAGCCCCAGCCGATGAAGACCTAATGATTTTTACAATGTCCAAGTTAACTGGCCATGCTGGGAGTAGATTCGG ATGGGCTATAGTGAAAGACAAGGATGTATACGAAAACATGCTGAAATATAAGTCATTGGCTGATTCCGGCACATCAAAGGACACTCAACTAAGAGCATTAAAGCTCATCAAGGTAGTTCTTGAAGATGGTGGCCAAGGAATTTTCAACTTCGCATACAAAACAATGAGAGGTCGATGGACAAAACTAAACCACGTCTTGTCGTTGTCAAAGCGTTTCAAACTCCAAGAAATCCCACCTTCGTTCTGCAAATATTCCCAAACAGTGAGAGGAGCATCTCCAG CTTTCGCATGGCTGAAATGCGCCAAGGAAGAAGATTCAAATTGCCACAAAGTACTCCATCATGAAGCAAACATCCTAGGCCGCGAGGGTGGCTCATTTAATGCAGAGGATCGTTATGTCCGTCTTAGCCTTGTGAAGAGTGCTGATGACTTTAACTTACTATTGGATCGTCTGAAAGAGCTAGTATCCATGGAAGAGCAGAACCAGCTCGTAATTAGTTTTTAG
- the LOC105179028 gene encoding uncharacterized protein LOC105179028: protein MDGYSLQSFDGKSDFSIWQQKMKGILIQQKVFKAIDSKYTDNISDEKKIQNDEFAYSSIILNLSDNVLRKVGKQSSSKDLWEKLEDLYTETSLPSKLFLLEKKFHYKLDLSKSIDENLDDFTKLIQDIKLTGDKNIDEYSPIVLLNAIPKSYSDAKAAIKYGRDSVNLDTVVNGLKSKEMDLKVSKPS, encoded by the coding sequence ATGGACGGATATAGTTTACAATCATTTGAtggaaaaagtgatttttctatttggcAACAGAAGATGAAAGGTATTTTGATTCAACAAAAGGTGTTTAAGGCTATTGATAGTAAATACACCGACAACATTTctgatgaaaagaaaatacaaaatgatgAGTTTGCCTATTCGTCCATTATTTTGAATCTTTCTGACAATGTTCTTAGGAAAGTAGGAAAACAAAGTTCTTCTAAAGATCTTTGGGAAAAATTGGAGGATTTATACACTGAAACTTCTCTACCTAGTAAGTtgtttcttttagaaaaaaaatttcattataaacTTGATTTATCCAAAAGTATTGATGAAAACCTTGATGACTTTACCAAACTGATTCAAGACATCAAACTTACTGGTgataaaaacattgatgaataCTCACCCATTGTGCTTTTGAATGCTATTCCTAAATCTTACTCTGATGCGAAAGCTGCTATTAAATATGGAAGGGATAGTGTAAATCTGGATACTGTTGTTAATGGCTTGAAGAGTAAAGAAATGGACCTTAAAGTTTCTAAACCTAGTTAG